Below is a genomic region from Desulfobacter sp..
TCAAGGAGATGCGGTTTTTTGCTTTAAAATATAGTCAGCAGTATTCCGGTGTCAAGGCAGGATATTGTCACGCCCGAAACGGTTTGGAATTAAACGCCCAGAAGCTGTTTAGAATATAATGAAGAGTTAAGTTTTACAATTTTTATAATATGCTCACGAACCGATTGGCGATCTTTAAGGGGAAAATTTCTAAAGGTCATGAGAATCCCTGTGATCGAGGCGATAAATGCGTGGGAGTATAGCCGTGCACTCTCCTCTTCCACGCCGTGGCGTTGGAGCAATTTTGTAAACAGATCAAAAAAGATCTTGGTAACCGAATCAAATCTGCCCATGACCGGATGGGTGAGATCGTCTTTGAGCATGAGATAGGTCATCATCTGAAAACTGGATTCTTTTTCAATGAGATGGCCCACGAATTTCACGGCAAACTGCTCAATGCTGGCCGGCTCATCCTTTTCCACAAGCCGTTCAAACTCTTTGCTGGCAGACGAAATATCCTGAATAAAGGCCTCGTTAAATAATTCTTCCTGGCTGGGAAAATACCTGTAAATAGTGGCAGGGGATATACCGGCCTCATCAGCCACCTCCCGCATGCCCACCTCGTAAAAGGGTTTTTTGGCAAACAATGCCAAAGCGGACTCAATAACAATCTGTTTTCTTGCCAGTTTTTCTTTTTCCTTCAGTTCTGCAAATCTTGATTCAGCCACAAATCTTACCTTACGTTTATTAATTGATTTTAGTGATTTGTCGAAAGTAACTTAGTTCTAAGTTTTTATTATCATTTGTATTTGGATCTGACAAGGCAAAAGCAAACACTAATTTTTTTTGGTAAACGCTAATTTTCTTTCCTATGTATGTTTCATTGAAATCATTGATAAAACCAATCTTGGACAATGGTTTTCAAAAAGAACCTTAACCCTGAAGTCCCTATTGTTTTGGGATTAAGATCAAAGATTGACGATTCAGGTTTATAAATGGTATATGATCAATTCATTTTAAATAAAGATATGTATTATGGAAACGACAATTAAAAGAGACATATTTGATTTTGAAGTCGGCTATCTGACCAAAAGCCCTTGCCTGAACTGTGAGTTCAAAAAACAGTTGCCCAAATGCCATTCCGACTGTGTGGTTCTCGATCAAATCCAGACCCGCCTTGCCAGGGGGATCTCCTCCCAGTCCTCCCGGTATGAAAGCTGAACCAGCCCTGCCCTTGTTTCATCCCGATTCCCGGGCGCTTGTAAAAACCCATTTACCCCCTGAGCTGTATACAGCCCTGGCCCGTGTCAAAACAGGCACCGGATTCACCCTGGAACAGGCCATACAATCCGGGGTAAAACATCCGGATTCAAGCATTGGCATCTATGCAGGCGACAAGGAATCCTATACCTGTTTTTCCAAGGTATTTGATCCCATTATCCAGGCCTACCATCACCCGGGAAAGACCCATAAGCCTGAATTTTCCCCCCAAAAAATGCCCTGCCTTGACCCGGAGGGCCTTTATATTAAATCCGCCAGGGTCAGGGTGGCCAGGAATCTTGATTTATTTCCCTTTCCATGCCAGATCAGGGCAGCCCAGCGGGTTCAAGTTGAAAAGCACATTGTCCAGGCCCTTGAACAGCTGCCCCCTGATCTTTCGGGCCGATATCTTTCATTTTCAGATATGAAACCAACAGACCTAAAGGATCTTGTCCGCAAGAAACTGGCATTCCCCCGAGGCGACAGGTTCCAGGAAGCTGCCGGCATAAACCGGGATTTTCCCCTGGGCCGGGGGGTGTTTTTATCCCATGACCACGGATTCAGGGTCTGGGTGAACGAGGAGGATCATTTGCGCGTCATGGCACTTTGCTTTAACGCCGACATTTCGAAAGTTTTTAATCGGGTCTGCCGCGGCCTTGA
It encodes:
- a CDS encoding TetR/AcrR family transcriptional regulator gives rise to the protein MAESRFAELKEKEKLARKQIVIESALALFAKKPFYEVGMREVADEAGISPATIYRYFPSQEELFNEAFIQDISSASKEFERLVEKDEPASIEQFAVKFVGHLIEKESSFQMMTYLMLKDDLTHPVMGRFDSVTKIFFDLFTKLLQRHGVEEESARLYSHAFIASITGILMTFRNFPLKDRQSVREHIIKIVKLNSSLYSKQLLGV
- a CDS encoding arginine kinase, whose protein sequence is MKAEPALPLFHPDSRALVKTHLPPELYTALARVKTGTGFTLEQAIQSGVKHPDSSIGIYAGDKESYTCFSKVFDPIIQAYHHPGKTHKPEFSPQKMPCLDPEGLYIKSARVRVARNLDLFPFPCQIRAAQRVQVEKHIVQALEQLPPDLSGRYLSFSDMKPTDLKDLVRKKLAFPRGDRFQEAAGINRDFPLGRGVFLSHDHGFRVWVNEEDHLRVMALCFNADISKVFNRVCRGLESLTPFLGFSHDDQLGFLSSCPTNIGTAMRAGVHICLKKLEQRPNLLKEIVSRHHLQVRGTLGEKTAVDQSIFDISNARRLGISANTILQDLHAGVTAILQTEKNL